The Pygocentrus nattereri isolate fPygNat1 chromosome 2, fPygNat1.pri, whole genome shotgun sequence genome has a window encoding:
- the nat8l gene encoding N-acetylaspartate synthetase — MHCSSPKMVCETEIVADEHESIPGAEREPLAVSPARMWPPSPGKGARREQVFIREFERGDHAEVRRIFYEGIMERIPNTAFRGLRQQPHTQLLYAVLTVMCFVMTKSVMLTCCTPLILMGARYYYSRTIILNYLDYAFHTDMADIEAYYMKPTGSCFWVAVLEGKVVGIVAAQGREEDNTVELRRMSVDSRFRGKGIAKALGRRVLEFAMLNNYSAVVLGTTAVKMAAHKLYESLGFQRVGESEDYTLPRMSRSFFERLFFQIRYSRYRLQLHEE, encoded by the exons ATGCATTGTTCGTCTCCAAAAATGGTTTGCGAGACTGAAATTGTTGCAGACGAACACGAGTCCATACCGGGGGCAGAGCGCGAGCCTCTCGCCGTCTCTCCCGCGCGTATGTGGCCGCCCAGTCCCGGTAAAGGCGCGAGACGCGAACAGGTTTTCATTCGCGAGTTCGAGCGCGGGGACCACGCGGAGGTGCGGCGCATTTTCTATGAGGGGATCATGGAGCGGATACCAAACACTGCTTTCCGGGGGCTCAGACAGCAGCCACACACTCAGCTCCTCTACGCAGTGCTGACAG TAATGTGCTTTGTTATGACCAAGTCCGTCATGCTGACATGCTGCACACCGCTCATTCTAATGGGAGCGCGCTACTACTACAGCAGAACAATCATCCTCAACTACCTGGACTACGCATTCCACACAGATATGGCTGATATTGAGGCATACTACATGAAACCAACAG GTTCTTGTTTCTGGGTTGCGGTTCTGGAAGGCAAGGTGGTGGGCATTGTAGCGGCACAGGGACGAGAAGAAGACAACACTGTGGAGCTGCGGCGCATGTCTGTGGACTCTCGTTTCCGTGGGAAAGGCATCGCGAAGGCACTGGGCCGGAGGGTACTGGAGTTCGCCATGCTCAACAACTACTCGGCTGTGGttctgggaacgacagcagtcAAGATGGCCGCCCACAAGCTGTACGAATCGCTGGGTTTCCAGAGGGTGGGCGAGAGCGAGGACTACACCCTGCCCAGAATGAGCCGCTCGTTCTTCGAGAGGCTCTTCTTCCAGATCCGTTACAGCCGCTATCGGCTACAGCTCCACGAAGagtga